A region from the Lycium barbarum isolate Lr01 chromosome 8, ASM1917538v2, whole genome shotgun sequence genome encodes:
- the LOC132607670 gene encoding putative pentatricopeptide repeat-containing protein At1g12700, mitochondrial: MAYLSFFCSKCEALFRCGYSFCFGVTIYLKNGIPFDVVTFTTLIRAFFAENKVKDAVELFKKVVQENIEPNGVMHAIVMNGLSKNGHTQKAFSLLRLMEQGNTKPNIKKLQHFYRCPLQRSKLRCCYRSFERDEAERHSSNIVTYNSMIYSLCKFGQWEKVMILFSKMVNPNIYPDILTFGMLIDGLCKEGKVEDAEEEKLMRDDEEAQNMVKVEVVVEGVGDFG, translated from the exons atggcatatttgagctttTTCTGTTCTAAGTGTGAAGCATTATTCCGCTGTGGTTACtctttttg TTTTGGTGTTACCATTTATTTGAAGAATGGCATTCCATTTGATGTTGTCACTTTTACCACCCTAATTAGGGCATTCTTTGCTGAAAATAAGGTCAAAGATGCAGTTGAATTATTTAAAAAGGTGGTGCAGGAGAATATTGAGCCAAATGGAGTTATGCATGCAATCGTCATGAATGGGCTTAGCAAAAATGGACATACTCAAAAAGCTTTTAGTTTGCTCCGGTTAATGGAACAAGGAAACACTAAGCCCAACATAAAAAAACTACAGCATTTTTATAGATGCCCATTGCAAAGGTCCAAACTTAGATGCTGCTATCGATCTTTTGAACGAGATGAAGCGGAGAGGCATTCCTCTAATATAGTCACGTATAATTCAATGATTTATAGTTTGTGTAAGTTTGGTCAGTGGGAAaaagttatgattttgttctctAAGATGGTGAACCCTAATATTTATCCAGATATTCTCACCTTCGGCATGTTGATTGACGGACTATGCAAAGAAGGAAAAGTTGAAGATGCCGAGGAA GAAAAATTGATGCGAGACGATGAAGAAGCACAAAATATGGTTAAAGTTGAGGTAGTGGTGGAAGGTGTTGGTGACTTTGGATAG